The following proteins are encoded in a genomic region of Plasmodium chabaudi chabaudi strain AS genome assembly, chromosome: 1:
- a CDS encoding rhoptry protein ROP14, putative: protein MDDDFRDPTKLMINSKEIEKVKAFSKIKRSINNIFKQIFCNDNDDSYIYKIKGIESTFWCSQIIYTRIVLLACFFSFFVSWKQNAALIGENGLTPAKEFVDSLFNELKNADLWTKIQKFHSLFWFIPTTDLAINLMAILGMVISAGALLFNCVNVISVLVIYILLQSIYSIGNVWFNYVFEIELLELVFLCLFIVPLNKNSLKSKYSTTFLMKYVCRFFVFKVLIGTSLIRFRNTDVWGKLEGKYYLYETQPLPTIVSYFFHTYEFLSKCDNLFCILCECVFSFFLLFPIRSFRIIGGTFIFFYCILNFINQNSYLFYFLLLAPLMYCFDDKILFHIFTKSKKNKIINVIMDKIKNKHKSRRYFKSFDIFYFMGMNEDEVYNMYDSYFNIDYINSQNGLTTNHKNHTEDSDDDKDEKESGEYDYNDEEKAFLKYGSSTKNEIHFYNKKNNKKRSFFQDFKKDIYNIYNWLFKQKGLNYILISYNISKDIFINIIGSLVIFLFNCLAVCLIKLYNNIDSSEDGLNMIISILFTTYFSILLTYAIYIFLFTKNYIAHFISQISLLLSTILIYSYKIFPDGFTDNYYSCLFLFQLFCLFILSTFYLNNKRFIYKYLSQYFYLLLFAHFIYLFGQNILSPDQVMNETINNFEFMNIYGSFGQINKTRHELIIQGTNSQEINDNTVWDNIEFNCKPDNNLKSLCFPIKLIYGFIPIIYIDRLDWHFSSLAYQNDENILEHKWFQKFLIKLMQNDKQINSLLYKNPFLYGDANNLETTISLQVLNAVYKFSHENGPEWWTVSSSETILDPEDILPDNPDAKNGKKTKPTTSLIFFNSKNGGKNGKKNQEKKKSGKKTNYKLRKNNRNAQTKHKRAISKNYSNTMKNNMKNNIKNSQALLDSQIKKEIKKYILLPQISKDKNVYLKNNTMVNNLNNISNQHLANLLKMPIASDFYNPMKNIKYYDHSGKFGINKKYKFYKPNIKNNNIEKNGNSLQQNQNDEIFGITDTLKKTLDNAINNSYTNFDSLNQYSDKMNKLGLLENYNNQNNFISNYIPQENIIKSLAQNNKNDNGVYLIETISESIDKDNTQKIA, encoded by the exons atggatGATGATTTTAGAGACCCAACCAAACTTATGATTAACAGTaaagaaatagaaaaagttaaagcatttagtaaaataaaaagaagtataaataatattttcaaacaaatattttgcaatgataatgatgattcttatatatacaaaataaagggCATTGAATCAACCTTTTGGTGTTCGCAAATc ATTTACACTCGGATAGTTTTGCTAGCttgttttttctctttttttgtttcttgGAAGCAG AATGCAGCCTTGATAGGAGAAAATGGACTTACTCCTGCGAAAGAATTTGTAGATAGCTTATTTAACGAATTAAAAAACGCTGACTTATGGACAAAGATTCAGAAATTTCATTCCCTTTTTTGGTTCATTCCAACGACCGATTTGGCCATAAATTTGATGGCAATATTAG GAATGGTGATCAGTGCAGGAGCTCTACTATTCAATTGTGTGAATGTAATTAGTGTATTGGtgatttatatattgcTACAAAGTATTTACAGCATAGGGAATGTGTGGtttaattatgtatttGAAATTGAATTATTGGAATTAGTTTTCCTTTGTCTATTCATAGTtccattaaataaaaacagtTTGAAAAGCAAATATTCaacaacatttttaatgaagTACGTTTGtcgtttttttgtttttaaagtGTTGATAGGAACTAGTTTAATCAGATTTAGAAATACAGATGTATGGGGCAAATTAGaaggaaaatattatttatatgaaactCAGCCATTACCAACAATCGTATCCTACTTTTTTCATAcatatgaatttttaagCAAATgtgataatttattttgtatattatgtgaatgtgtattttcattttttcttttatttccaaTTAGATCATTTAGAATAATAGGAGGGacattcatatttttttattgcattcttaatttcataaatcaaaattcctatttattttattttttgcttttaGCACCATTGATGTATTGCTTTGATGATAAgatattatttcatatttttacaaaatcaaaaaagaataaaataataaatgtaattATGGACaagattaaaaataaacataaaagtagacgatattttaaaagttttgatattttttattttatgggAATGAATGAAGATGAAGTATATAACATGTAtgattcatattttaatatagattatataaatagccAAAATGGATTAACTACAAATCATAAAAATCATACTGAAGATTCGGATGATgataaagatgaaaaagaGAGTGGTGAATATGATTAcaatgatgaagaaaaagcatttttaaaatatggtagctcaacaaaaaatgaaatacatttttataataaaaaaaataataaaaaacgcAGTTTTTTTCaagattttaaaaaagatatatataatatttacaacTGGTTATTCAAACAAAAGggtttaaattatatattaataagttATAACATTTCTAaagacatttttattaatattataggTTCTctagttatatttttatttaattgcTTAGCTGTatgtttaataaaattatataataatattgattCATCAGAAGATGGACTTAATATGATTATCTCGATATTATTTACAACCTATTTCAGTATTTTACTAACCtatgcaatatatatatttttattcacaaaaaattatatagcCCATTTTATAAGTCAAATaagtttattattatcaacaattttaatatattcatataaaatatttccagATGGTTTTACagataattattattcttgTTTGTTTCTATTTCAGTTATtctgtttatttatattatctaccttttatttaaacaacaagcgatttatatataaatatttatcacaATATTTCTATCTTCTTTTGTTTgcacattttatttatttatttggaCAAAACATTTTATCGCCTGACCAAGTCATGAATGAAacaataaacaattttgaatttatgaatatatatggatCTTTTGGGCAGATCAATAAAACAAGACATGAACTAATTATACAAGGAACCAATTCTcaagaaataaatgataatacaGTATGGGATAATATTGAATTTAATTGTAAACctgataataatttaaaaagtttatgCTTCCCTATTAAACTTATTTATGGATTTATacctattatatatatcgaCAGACTTGATTGGCATTTTAGTTCCTTGGCATatcaaaatgatgaaaacaTTTTAGAGCATAAATGGtttcaaaaatttttaattaaattaatgcAAAATGATAAACAAATCAATTCCTTACTTTATAAAAATCCATTTCTTTATGGTGATGCCAATAATTTGGAAACTACGATTTCTTTACAAGTTTTAAATGcagtatataaattttctcACGAAAACGGACCTGAATGGTGGACCGTATCTTCTTCGGAAACCATACTTGATCCCGAAGATATTTTACCTGACAACCCAGAtgcaaaaaatggaaaaaaaacgaaaccGACAACTAGCCTAATATTCTTTAACAGTAAAAACGGCGGAAAAAACggcaaaaaaaatcaagagaaaaaaaaatcaggaaaaaaaacgaattaTAAGCTACGCAAAAATAATCGAAATGCACAGACAAAACATAAACGAGCGATAAGCAAAAATTACTCGAACACaatgaaaaataacatgaaaaataacataaaaaatagtcaAGCCCTTTTAGATagccaaataaaaaaagaaatcaaaaaatatatactattaCCACAAATTtctaaagataaaaatgtgtatttaaaaaataatacaatggttaacaatttaaataatatttcgaATCAGCATTTGGCTAATTTGCTAAAAATGCCAATAGCTAGCGATTTTTACAACcctatgaaaaatataaaatattatgaccATTCAGGTAAATTtggaattaataaaaaatacaaattttataaaccaaatataaaaaataataatatagaaaaaaatggaaattcTTTACAACAAAatcaaaatgatgaaatttTTGGAATAACAgatacattaaaaaaaacattagaCAATGCTATTAATAACTCTTATACGAATTTTGATTCTTTGAATCAGTATTCAGACAAAATGAATAAGCTAGGTCTTTTGGAAAATTAcaataatcaaaataattttatttctaattATATTCCtcaagaaaatattataaaaagcCTGGcccaaaataataaaaatgataatggaGTTTATTTAATCGAAACGATTTCGGAAAGTATTGATAAGGAtaatacacaaaaaattgCTTGA
- a CDS encoding 50S ribosomal protein L18, apicoplast, putative has translation MRISVLVPPIFIYFICVIKCFTINKRASLHKSFLISSLKAKNKNTEVATPTRVKQKERRRVKNEVLQQLIDEHAANKNAESGEDIQREVRNNLDVDKEILEGKRIPRMRIKNTNNHIYASIIDDYKKHILCFTCSRDPNLSNILGTYVKKETNRIVNDGKSIKSAWEIGKVIGKKALSKGIFRVRFDRGRHKYEGKVEALAEGARAVGLIL, from the exons ATGCGCATTTCAGTTTTAGTGCCtcctatatttatatattttatttgtgtgATAAAATGCTTTACTATTAATAAAAGGGCTTCGTTACACAAaagttttttaatttcatctttaaaagcaaaaaataaaaatacagaGGTAGCTACACCAACACGCGTCAAGCAAAAGGAACGGAGACGagtaaaaaat GAAGTATTACAACAACTAATAGATGAACATGCTGCAAATAAGAATGCAGAAAGTGGTGAAGATATACAGAGAGAAGTAAGAAATAACTTGGATGttgataaagaaatattagaGGGAAAACGAATACCAAGAATgcgaataaaaaatacaaataatcatatatatgcatcaATTATAgatgattataaaaaacatatattatgttttacATGTTCTAGAGATCcaaatttatcaaatatattaggaacttatgttaaaaaagaaacaaatcGAATAGTTAATGATGGGAAAAGTATTAAATCAGCATGGGAGATTGGAAAAGTTATTGGAAAAAAAGCATTAAGTAAAGGAATATTTCGAGTACGGTTTGATCGAGGTAGACATAAATATGAAGGTAAGGTTGAAGCCTTAGCCGAAGGTGCAAGAGCCGTTGGTCTTATCTTGTAG
- a CDS encoding syntaxin-binding protein, putative codes for MSLRESCRNRIFTVITKITEVSKYVVMVVDQNAYKILSMICKNEELLEKGVSLIELINTQRNNLQDFDCIYLLSNNIESVNIMLKDFIDEKNPKYKNIHILFTSNACKKNEILDLIATRDFMLKRIKSCACINLNFYPYESRIFYFENKINLYDLYPLKNSHILNNVASELVSVCSCLKTYPNIRYQNTELCYKFAETVQNYLATEISKNNKNNNEVSEDDTECVLLILDRSIDRSILFIHDYTYQSLCYDLLKISTEFDENEKYEEDEGGKNNYPHTVTFKMPNNEKKNEEKTCTLSENDNLWDKYRHTHIQEVNENIKNEIIEFTEKNSVAKIQKKKNIFNPNEALEAIRFLPQHEQMLEQYWMHVYLCEETFKLLQNKNVVDIGLIEQDICCNIDKFGKKLNHTTNLNSLQTALASYEYQQEEKARLLLLYFINYININKQDEIKLIESAKLSLFMKKIINHFLKLKFPKNGYLSMDDDVSAPNHASHIFEKNKKKIKYYKDIAKDANYELTRYEPNIKEIIQELATETLDKMHFPHLPSLNTVHDKNNNASNELKVTINSPDKKKNVLRGTVWEYKKDIIKKQGENQKKKKKIIVFILGGITFPEIKIIYELSKQINVDLYLGGTSILTTNLIFNQFKNHSDF; via the coding sequence atgtcgTTGAGAGAAAGTTGCAGGAATCGAATTTTTACTGTAATCACTAAAATAACGGAAGTGAGTAAATATGTTGTTATGGTTGTAGATCAAAATgcttacaaaatattatccaTGATATGCAAAAATGAAGAACTATTAGAAAAAGGGGTATCATTAATCGAACTAATAAATACAcaaagaaataatttacaaGATTTtgattgtatatatttattaagtaataatattgagagtgttaatataatgttaaaagattttatagatgaaaaaaatccaaaatataaaaatattcatatattatttacatcAAATgcttgtaaaaaaaatgaaatattagaCTTAATAGCTACACGTGATTTTATGCTAAAACGAATTAAGTCTTGTGCatgtataaatttaaatttttatccaTATGAAAGcagaattttttattttgaaaataaaataaatttatatgaccTATatcctttaaaaaatagtcatatattaaataatgtagCCTCGGAATTAGTTTCTGTTTGTTCTTGTTTAAAAACATATCCAAATATACGATATCAAAATACTGAGTTATGTTATAAATTTGCAGAAACGGTTCAAAACTATTTAGCTACTgaaatttcaaaaaataataaaaataataatgaagtGTCGGAAGATGATACAGAATgtgttttattaattttagaTAGATCCATTGATAgatctattttatttatacatgaTTATACCTATCAAAGTTTGTGCTACgatcttttaaaaattagcACTGaatttgatgaaaatgaaaaatacgAAGAAGATGAAggtggaaaaaataattatccCCATACAGTTACATTCAAAATGcctaataatgaaaaaaaaaacgaagagAAAACATGTACATTAtctgaaaatgataatttatgGGACAAATATAGGCACACACATATACAAGaagtaaatgaaaatataaaaaatgaaataattgaaTTTACTGAAAAGAATTCAGTAgcaaaaattcaaaaaaaaaaaaatatctttaATCCTAATGAAGCTTTAGAAGCAATCCGATTTTTACCACAGCATGAACAAATGCTAGAACAGTATTGGAtgcatgtatatttatgcgAAGAaacttttaaattattacaaaataaaaatgtagtaGATATAGGACTGATTGAACAAGATATTTGTTGTAATATAGATAAATTTGGCAAAAAACTTAATCATACAACTAATTTAAATAGTTTGCAAACTGCTTTAGCTAGCTATGAATATCAACAAGAAGAAAAAGCTagattgttattattatattttattaattatataaatataaataaacaagaTGAAATCAAGCTCATCGAATCAGCAAAACTTAgtttatttatgaaaaaaattataaatcatttcttaaaattaaaatttccAAAAAATGGTTACCTTTCTATGGATGATGATGTATCAGCACCAAATCATGCTTCccatatttttgaaaaaaataaaaagaaaattaaatattataaagatATTGCAAAAGATGCAAATTATGAATTAACAAGATATGAaccaaatataaaagaaattattCAAGAACTAGCCACCGAAACATTAGATAAAATGCATTTCCCACATCTCCCTAGTCTTAATACTGTACacgataaaaataataatgcatcGAACGAATTAAAGGTGACAATAAATTCGCCtgacaaaaagaaaaatgttTTGAGAGGTACTGTATgggaatataaaaaagatataataaaaaaacaaggagaaaatcaaaaaaaaaaaaaaaaaattattgtatttatacTTGGAGGTATAACATTTcctgaaataaaaataatatatgaactttcaaaacaaataaatgtgGATTTATATTTAGGTGGAACATCAATATTAACAACAAATCTCATATTTAACCAATTTAAAAACCATTCCGATTTCTAA
- a CDS encoding AP-3 complex subunit beta, putative, translating into MESFGFNIKLPLIEKASTNVKDIISHIKLNDGVYFEKTKLDHDEIVRNLENNNVYKKIEAMKHILIAHILKKNVSSFFFNVLTNISVDNLILKKLIYNYLILYAHGNTDLTLLSANSFKKDLSNNNYQIRSWALRAMASIKSIDIINILIGSLKRLSNDNSPYVRKTCADVIPSIYLVDKDQFIFLRKLLIKLISDRELTVVSSAIISFSTVCIYNQVERPHHYEELHNAEYEANTVTLPKDQPFQDSTEFTNVDNNRDGKNVPNHINQITNKHNATSSSNEQIEFKNGNIQNSDSHFMDMCDATHIFSSLSFLHTHYYKLCKYLLYMHPYNQTYLIDLLLRYCRMFYKNPLRNEKINLKKQENIYDNNISNGDLSNQNDYDTYDEYKNYTIDIEIFINKLIILLSSSSYCVVLGSISALYNLTELTYKEEIIQAILFCLLKSNAEKNDEAYEIFLKSVKPIIKLLKNDFSLYISYFFINSHDSTIKKSLKIDILYMLNKKDNKMIILNELIHTLYIPNNSELIIKKLFKYITEIALQSSECLSKVINQIMIMLNSNIKIYSYESILSLRKLLQQNDSKKIKKIIFFLTKILLQVQSNEVKISILWILANYQKYIDYLLLFDLSRILVKSFEVSDDAFKIHIIHFLFKIWIYQYGHIIRSGSCEDNKNTNSQFPNSSNNQFNEHKVEQDKMGYDNDDKIENNFLLFENLCKNCFFIASRDKNFDIQDTSKFYYHIMFVINKLKSQNMLDYQLLQSNIFNQPISDFTLSLSYLKFFYLHSGRSIITHSLNLGSKNLSENKSGPPFYQSEQDNHISHNNSEHKKINILQLNTISNLLNTKIVSYVNLPDFAQTDLPNTEHINNIEKEKKQPISFSSDDLKYNKKIVNNINPHIFVNIDDFYKEEKIKSEKNKFSNFSDTSFLINKGAKIQGEDDESDDNQQSPKINESEKSGHAKDVIYEEVDDIEKFFFNDNE; encoded by the coding sequence atggaatCATTTggatttaatataaaattgccATTAATTGAAAAGGCATCTACAAATGTGAAGGACATCATTTCTCACATAAAATTGAATGATGGGGTATACtttgaaaaaacaaaacttGATCATGATGAAATAGTTCgtaatttagaaaataataatgtatataaaaagattGAAGCAATGAAACATATATTGATTGCccacattttaaaaaaaaatgtttcttcgtttttttttaacgttctaacaaatatatcagtagataatttaatattaaaaaaattaatttataattatttaattttatatgcacatgGAAACACAGATTTAACATTACTATCAGcaaattcatttaaaaaagatcTAAGCAATAACAATTATCAAATTAGATCATGGGCATTAAGAGCAATGGCTTCAATCAAATCTATcgatataattaatatactGATAGGTTCTTTAAAACGACTTTCAAATGATAATTCACCATATGTTCGTAAAACATGTGCAGATGTTATAccttctatatatttagttGATAAAGatcaatttatttttttaagaaagCTTTTAATCAAACTAATTTCAGATAGAGAACTAACTGTCGTTTCGTCTgctattatttcatttagtACTGTCTGTATTTATAATCAAGTAGAACGCCCCCACCATTACGAAGAACTACATAATGCTGAATATGAAGCAAACACAGTTACACTTCCCAAAGACCAGCCTTTCCAAGACTCCACAGAATTTACAAACGTTGATAATAATCGGGATGGAAAAAACGTGCCGAACCATATAAACCAAATTACCAACAAACACAATGCAACATCTAGCAGTAACGAACAAATTGAATTCAAAAATGGAAACATACAAAATAGCGATTCCCATTTTATGGATATGTGTGATGCGACTCATATATTTAGTTCGCTATCATTTCTACACACACATTATTATAAGTTATGCAAATATTTGCTATACATGCATCCGTACAATCAAACGTATTTAATAGATCTGTTGTTACGATACTGTAGaatgttttataaaaaccctttaagaaatgaaaaaataaatttgaaaaaacaaGAAAACATATATGATAACAATATAAGCAATGGTGATTTATCAAATCAAAATGACTATGATACTTatgatgaatataaaaattatacaattgatattgaaatatttattaataagttgataatattattatcatcaagTAGTTATTGTGTTGTTTTAGGATCCATATCGgctttatataatttaactGAACTTACATATAAAGAGGAAATAATTCAAGCCAtactattttgtttattaaaaagtaatgcagaaaaaaacgatgaagcatatgaaatatttctCAAAAGTGTAAAAccaattattaaattattaaaaaatgattttagtttatatatatcatatttttttattaacagtCATGATAgtacaataaaaaagtcATTGAAAATTGatatactatatatgttaaataaaaaagataataaaatgattataCTAAACGAATTAATACATACATTATACATACCTAATAATAGTGAgcttattattaaaaagttatttaaatacattACAGAAATTGCTTTACAAAGTTCAGAATGTTTATCTAAAGTTATTAATCAAATTATGATTATGCtaaattcaaatataaaaatatattcatatgaatctatattatcattaagAAAATTGTTACAACAAAAtgatagtaaaaaaattaaaaaaattatattttttttaacaaaaatattattacaagTTCAATCAAATGAAGTTAAAATATCAATCTTATGGATTTTAGCTAactatcaaaaatatattgattaCCTTCTTCTGTTTGATTTATCACGAATATTAGTAAAATCATTTGAGGTTTCAGATGATGCCTTTAAAATACAcataattcattttctctttaaaatatggatCTACCAATACGGTCATATAATTCGAAGTGGTTCCTGtgaagataataaaaacacaAATTCACAATTTCCCAACAGTTCTAACAACCAATTTAACGAACACAAAGTGGAGCAAGACAAAATGGGTTACgataatgatgataaaatagaaaacaactttttattattcgaAAATTTGtgtaaaaattgttttttcatAGCATCTAgagataaaaattttgatattcAAGACACAAGTAAATTTTACTATCACATTATGTTcgtaataaacaaattaaagtCACAAAATATGCTAGATTATCAACTTTTAcaatcaaatatttttaatcaaCCAATCTCCGATTTTACATTATCTTTgtcatatttaaaatttttttatttacactCTGGGAGATCAATAATTACGCATTCCTTAAACCTGGGATCAAAGAATTTAtctgaaaataaatcagGCCCACCTTTTTATCAATCCGAACAAGATAATCATATTAGTCATAACAATAGtgaacataaaaaaataaatatattacaacTAAATACTATatctaatttattaaatacaaaaatagtATCCTATGTTAATTTACCTGACTTTGCACAAACTGATTTACCAAACACTGAACATATTAATAACATTGAAAAAGAGAAGAAACAACCTATCAGCTTTTCATCCGatgatttaaaatataataaaaaaattgtcaaCAATATTAATCctcatatttttgtaaacatcgacgatttttataaagaagaaaaaataaaatctgaaaaaaataaattttcaaactTTTCAGATACttcctttttaattaataaggGAGCGAAAATTCAGGGAGAGGATGATGAATCAGATGATAATCAACAGTctccaaaaataaatgaatctGAAAAATCTGGACATGCAAAGGATGTAATTTACGAAGAGGTTGATGATATtgaaaagtttttttttaacgaTAATGAATAA